In Populus alba chromosome 1, ASM523922v2, whole genome shotgun sequence, a single window of DNA contains:
- the LOC118029558 gene encoding probable WRKY transcription factor 14, with product MDNYQGDLTDILRASGGALGQSDAPVSNWEFPFDPSSTMGESRGNLFGDPFCNMRDPLLHELNVAAGSSYFSSQNSADHVLGATSVDHDHTSSFVGANSATTSSSGSILAHQRVFEDHEIHKAATPPPAPCNIFSRIQISPNNPPKLPVSPCNSPVIATGSSPRGFKPSAMVSSDIINVNSSKGCLMENTGQVQISSPRNMGIKRRKSQAKKVVCIPAPAAANSRPGGEVVPSDLWAWRKYGQKPIKGSPYPRGYYRCSSSKGCSARKQVERSRTDPNMLVITYTSEHNHPWPTQRNALAGSTRSQPLKSTAASKSPTGSQSQKTGNTKEEQKESSNDTLSPTNIVGGRSTASASVKEEFDDIDKQMGMDDNDFSEGFSHSYKPSMPDQSDQDFFAELGEIDADPLDLLFTQEFNGDEQKESKDLDPFSIFDWSGDTNTSFGEAKKGL from the exons ATGGATAATTATCAAGGTGATTTAACAGATATTCTTCGAGCTAGTGGTGGAGCTTTAGGCCAATCAGATGCTCCTGTTTCGAACTGGGAATTCCCTTTTGATCCATCATCCACCATGGGAGAGAGTAGAGGTAATCTTTTTGGTGATCCTTTTTGCAACATGAGAGATCCCCTTCTTCATGAGCTTAACGTTGCTGCTGGTTCAAGCTATTTTAGCAGCCAGAATTCAGCAGATCATGTGTTAGGTGCTACTAGTGTTGATCATGATCACACTAGTAGTTTTGTTGGTGCAAATAGTGCTACTACCAGTTCTAGTGGTAGTATTCTTGCTCATCAAAGAGTGTTTGAAGATCACGAGATCCATAAGGCTGCTACTCCTCCTCCTGCTCCTtgcaatatattttcaagaattcaGATCTCACCAAATAATCCACCAAAGCTGCCTGTTTCGCCGTGTAATTCTCCGGTTATAGCTACCGGTTCTTCGCCGAGAGGGTTTAAGCCTTCTGCTATGGTTTCAAGtgatataattaatgttaataGCTCAAAAGGTTGCTTGATGGAGAACACTGGACAAGTGCAGATCTCATCTCCAAGGAACATGGGGATCAAGAGAAG GAAGAGTCAGGCAAAGAAGGTGGTTTGTATTCCAGCACCGGCAGCTGCAAACAGCAGGCCTGGTGGAGAAGTAGTTCCATCTGACCTATGGGCATGGAGAAAATATGGACAAAAACCCATCAAGGGTTCTCCTTATCCAAG GGGTTACTATAGATGCAGCAGCTCTAAGGGTTGCTCAGCAAGGAAACAAGTAGAGCGGAGTCGAACTGATCCTAACATGTTGGTGATCACCTACACTTCTGAGCATAACCATCCATGGCCAACTCAGAGAAATGCACTAGCTGGCTCAACAAGGTCCCAGCCACTAAAGAGCACTGCAGCTTCGAAGAGCCCCACAGGTTCTCAATCACAGAAAACAGGAAATACAAAAGAAGAACAGAAGGAGAGCAGCAATGATACATTGTCTCCTACCAATATTGTTGGTGGTAGGTCAACAGCAAGTGCATCTGTCAAGGAGGAGTTTGATGACATTGACAAGCAAATGGGGATGGATGATAATGATTTCAGCGAAGGGTTTTCTCACAGTTACAAGCCATCAATGCCAGATCAATCTGATCAAGACTTCTTTGCTGAATTGGGAGAGATAGATGCTGACCCTCTTGACCTATTGTTTACACAAGAATTCAATGGAGATGAGCAGAAAGAAAGTAAGGACTTGGATCCATTCAGTATCTTTGATTGGTCTGGAGACACAAACACTTCATTTGGAGAAGCAAAGAAGGGTTTATAA
- the LOC118029456 gene encoding protein LIGHT-DEPENDENT SHORT HYPOCOTYLS 4: MSAAVAAAAAAATMSCNSARSGSSGASRSHQLQEGLLLPSPSPPSPISLPLPLSRYESQKRRDWNTFGQYLRNHRPPLALARCSGAHVLEFLRYLDQFGKTKVHSENCPFFGHPNPPCPCPCPLKQAWGSLDALIGRLRAAFEENGGLPETNPFGARAVRLYLREVRDAQSKARGIAYEKKKRKNPTPQQQQQKLQTAGNGTYHVQQGIGNGGYVPRNVLSNEAAVLSVGDVPVFN; encoded by the coding sequence ATGTCAGCTGCTGTTGCCGCCGCCGCCGCTGCGGCCACCATGTCATGTAATTCTGCGAGGAGTGGCTCGTCAGGAGCCTCTAGGAGCCACCAGTTGCAGGAAGGACTGCTACTACCATCACCATCACCGCCATCTCCAATATCATTACCACTTCCATTGAGTCGTTACGAATCTCAAAAGCGACGAGACTGGAACACTTTCGGCCAGTACCTGAGAAACCACAGGCCACCACTGGCACTGGCACGGTGCAGTGGTGCCCATGTTTTGGAGTTCTTGAGGTATCTTGATCAGTTTGGCAAGACCAAGGTGCATAGCGAGAATTGCCCATTTTTTGGCCATCCCAATCCACCGTGTCCTTGCCCTTGCCCTCTCAAGCAAGCATGGGGCAGCCTTGATGCTCTCATCGGCCGTCTCCGTGCCGCCTTTGAAGAGAACGGTGGACTGCCTGAGACGAACCCTTTTGGTGCACGCGCTGTGAGATTGTACTTAAGGGAAGTGAGAGATGCACAGTCTAAAGCTAGAGGGATAGCttatgagaagaagaagagaaagaacccAACACCACAACAGCAGCAACAGAAGTTACAAACTGCAGGAAATGGCACTTATCATGTTCAACAGGGTATTGGTAATGGTGGATATGTTCCAAGAAATGTCCTCTCTAACGAGGCTGCAGTGCTCAGTGTAGGAGATGTGCCTGTGTTCAACTAA
- the LOC118029518 gene encoding suppressor of mec-8 and unc-52 protein homolog 1 isoform X1 — translation MKQDVDDMYPATLSHTTKVWDYASGNLKKDLHYQADETFMMHDDPVLFVDFSRDSEMLASGAKDGRIKVWCIRTGQCLRCIQCAHSQGITSLAFSCDGSQLLSASFDNTASDGTRAVTDSSDCTVKVWDMKSIDCIHTFRTPPPLRGGDASVNSVNLFPKNTDHIAVFNMTSSVCIMTLQGQVVKSFSSGKREGGDFAAACVSPKGEWIYCVGEDRNIYCFSVQSGKLEHLMKVHEKDVIGVTHQNLLATYSEDCTM, via the exons ATGAAACAAGATGTAGATGATATGTATCCAGCAACTCTTTCACACACCACAAAG GTGTGGGATTATGCAAGTGGAAATCTAAAAAAGGATCTTCATTACCAGGCTGAT GAAACTTTTATGATGCATGATGATCCTGTcctctttgttgattttagccGAGATTCTGAGATGCTTGCATCTGGAGCAAAAGATGGGAGGATCAAA GTCTGGTGTATAAGGACTGGTCAATGCTTGCGCTGTATTCAATGTGCACATTCTCAGGGAATCACGAGTCTTGCTTTCTCTTGTGATGGAAGCCAGCTGCTAAGTGCATCATTTGACAACACAGCCag TGATGGAACTCGTGCTGTTACTGACTCCAGTGATTGCACAGTCAAG GTTTGGGATATGAAGAGTATTGACTGTATACATACATTCAGGACACCACCACCATTGAGG GGAGGTGATGCTTCTGTGAACTCTGTTAATCTTTTCCCAAAAAACACTGATCATATTGCTGTATTTAACATGACATCATCGGTATGCATTATGACACTTCAAGGACAG GTTGTGAAGAGCTTTTCTTCGGGTAAAAGAGAAGGTGGAGATTTTGCTGCAGCCTGTGTATCACCAAAAGGGGAATGGATCTACTGTGTTGGTGAAGACAG GAATATTTACTGCTTCAGCGTCCAATCCGGCAAACTAGAGCATCTAATGAAG GTTCACGAGAAGGATGTAATAGGTGTGACCCATCAAAATCTTCTTGCTACCTACAGTGAAGATTGCACAATGTAA
- the LOC118029518 gene encoding suppressor of mec-8 and unc-52 protein homolog 1 isoform X2, with protein MMHDDPVLFVDFSRDSEMLASGAKDGRIKVWCIRTGQCLRCIQCAHSQGITSLAFSCDGSQLLSASFDNTASDGTRAVTDSSDCTVKVWDMKSIDCIHTFRTPPPLRGGDASVNSVNLFPKNTDHIAVFNMTSSVCIMTLQGQVVKSFSSGKREGGDFAAACVSPKGEWIYCVGEDRNIYCFSVQSGKLEHLMKVHEKDVIGVTHQNLLATYSEDCTM; from the exons ATGATGCATGATGATCCTGTcctctttgttgattttagccGAGATTCTGAGATGCTTGCATCTGGAGCAAAAGATGGGAGGATCAAA GTCTGGTGTATAAGGACTGGTCAATGCTTGCGCTGTATTCAATGTGCACATTCTCAGGGAATCACGAGTCTTGCTTTCTCTTGTGATGGAAGCCAGCTGCTAAGTGCATCATTTGACAACACAGCCag TGATGGAACTCGTGCTGTTACTGACTCCAGTGATTGCACAGTCAAG GTTTGGGATATGAAGAGTATTGACTGTATACATACATTCAGGACACCACCACCATTGAGG GGAGGTGATGCTTCTGTGAACTCTGTTAATCTTTTCCCAAAAAACACTGATCATATTGCTGTATTTAACATGACATCATCGGTATGCATTATGACACTTCAAGGACAG GTTGTGAAGAGCTTTTCTTCGGGTAAAAGAGAAGGTGGAGATTTTGCTGCAGCCTGTGTATCACCAAAAGGGGAATGGATCTACTGTGTTGGTGAAGACAG GAATATTTACTGCTTCAGCGTCCAATCCGGCAAACTAGAGCATCTAATGAAG GTTCACGAGAAGGATGTAATAGGTGTGACCCATCAAAATCTTCTTGCTACCTACAGTGAAGATTGCACAATGTAA